AggcattttgtatatttgataatttGCATTAATTACATATTTATCATTATCAATGGCCTGCAATATGCTGATGTTCtgactgttttatttttccatttgttTCCAACTGGATTAGTTACTTAAAACATTGAGAGAATTCATGGACATCTGTCTGATATTGGATTTtacttaatttatttatttttgcagttACAGCAGTTTGGTTTGTTGTCGTTGCTGGTTTCTGGGGAGCTACCAATCCTTTCATTAAACTTGGTAGTAAAGGGATAGAATCCATCAAGGCATCTTCACCTTTCAGACAGTTTGTAGCAGAGTTGTGGTTCCTGATCACAAATTGGAAGGTAAATACTGTCATATGCATAGCACAaatctttatatacatgtaacttgGCCTAGTTAGGTATTGACCTTTTACCTGCTAAACAGGTTAGAACCTTTATATTGCATTTAACATCCATAACAAAGAAGGATATAACAGTTAACTGTTTACCTAGAAGTAAGTGCCCTCGGATTACCATTTAAACTGATTTTACAAGATCTAACTTTGAATTATCTCTCGTATTAAGATTAAATGCAGATCTAATGACTGGTTACTTATTATATCATTTTACTCTGGCATATCAAGGTTggtatttttttgtgttatttttgtttGGGTATGGGTCATACCAACACAAAATATGGCAACTTTTCTAGCTATTTGTTAacagaggaagacccaaggtgtctCTCCTGGCATTCACACGTAATTCACACGGGGGGccgcacctgggtagaatcaccaaccATGTTCCTCAAGTCATTCAAATGATAATCCATGGGCATTTACTTCCAGGTAAACAGTTCcttttgaatgttttaaatgtgCATAATTATATTACACAAGAATACATGTAGACTGCCAATACAAAGTCATGATTAACCCCTTGTAAGTTTACTAATTAAATGTGGAAATCTCATAAGttcattatcaaatatatatttttatcttggCTGTGATCATATGTAATTGTTGTCCTTAACAATGTTGTAGGAGCATCCTGTCAAGATTATAACAAATGTGAGGTCCTTCCATGTGAATGTGCCATCTTTTAATAGTATAAACTTGTTCCATTTCAGTATTTGATACCATTTGTCATCAATCAGAGTGGATCAGTTATATACTATATCACTTTGGCTTCTGCTGGTGAGTtctaaattatatcattttatatacatacGTATATCACTGAATTCAGATGTAATATTCTTTAGTCTTTATTCATGTACATGTTaactcacctgaactttgttcataAGTGTGGTAAATAGTATAAAATACTGTTATTGCTAATACTGCATATAGGTGAAATTTCAACATCCCAAAGAAAAAAAAGGCAACAATTT
The sequence above is a segment of the Mercenaria mercenaria strain notata chromosome 3, MADL_Memer_1, whole genome shotgun sequence genome. Coding sequences within it:
- the LOC123525024 gene encoding transmembrane protein 234 homolog, with protein sequence MSIVTAVWFVVVAGFWGATNPFIKLGSKGIESIKASSPFRQFVAELWFLITNWKYLIPFVINQSGSVIYYITLASADLSLAVPITNSLTFIFTAISGHLLGERIKSKKTILGMLLVVTGVTMCVLDKVK